One window of Candidatus Binatia bacterium genomic DNA carries:
- a CDS encoding gluconate 2-dehydrogenase subunit 3 family protein has translation MSDETNNRGFSADEERVLASVLDEIIPPSTDGKLPGAGRLGLISYINAALQNTPELRSMIVQGLSDLDSLARSRNAPGFAVLSREDKLQLLNEQAFVLPLTFHTYAGYYQHARVVEALGLEARPPHPKGYHMEPNDLSLLDGVRRRPKLYRE, from the coding sequence ATGAGCGACGAGACCAACAATCGCGGTTTCTCCGCAGACGAAGAGCGCGTGCTGGCAAGCGTGCTCGACGAGATCATTCCGCCGAGTACCGACGGAAAGCTGCCTGGCGCAGGGCGGCTCGGCCTGATCAGCTACATCAACGCGGCCTTGCAGAACACGCCCGAACTCAGATCCATGATCGTGCAAGGGTTGTCGGACCTCGACAGCCTGGCACGCAGCCGGAATGCGCCGGGCTTCGCGGTGCTCTCCAGAGAGGACAAGCTGCAGTTGCTGAACGAGCAAGCCTTCGTCCTGCCTCTGACCTTCCATACCTACGCCGGCTACTACCAGCATGCGCGCGTCGTCGAAGCCTTGGGGCTCGAGGCCCGCCCCCCTCATCCCAAGGGTTACCACATGGAACCGAACGACCTCTCACTCTTGGATGGCGTACGGCGGCGCCCCAAGCTGTACCGAGAATAA
- a CDS encoding enoyl-CoA hydratase-related protein: MPRATLIENLSAGVLLITLNRPERKNAFNHQMWCDFRDALAEAQESDAVRVVVVTGAGNAFSAGQDLSEMMGGSPVESGAEHGFSSFMDRLCVFDKPLIAAVNGVGVGIGFTLLLHCEYAYIARGTRLRAPFITLGVVPEAASSYLLPALIGYRQAIDLLFESDFISAARAVELGIATHLCEPDDLLRTALDRARRLTAKPLGSLRWTKRLLLAARQDQVAAARRREDAAFMRRVGSPENIEAVSAFFAKRSPDFSNVPPNDREE, translated from the coding sequence ATGCCGCGTGCGACGTTGATCGAAAACCTGTCCGCAGGCGTTCTGCTGATTACGCTCAACCGGCCGGAGCGCAAGAACGCTTTCAATCACCAGATGTGGTGCGACTTCCGCGATGCGCTGGCCGAGGCCCAGGAAAGCGATGCCGTGCGAGTAGTGGTGGTCACCGGTGCGGGTAACGCGTTCTCTGCCGGACAGGACTTGAGCGAGATGATGGGCGGCAGTCCCGTCGAGTCCGGCGCTGAGCACGGCTTCAGCTCGTTCATGGACCGCCTGTGCGTCTTCGACAAGCCCCTGATCGCCGCGGTGAACGGCGTCGGCGTGGGCATCGGCTTCACCCTGCTGCTGCACTGTGAATACGCTTACATTGCGCGCGGCACGCGCCTCCGTGCCCCGTTCATCACCCTCGGCGTGGTTCCCGAAGCGGCGAGTAGTTACCTCCTGCCGGCGCTGATCGGTTACCGCCAGGCGATCGACCTGCTCTTCGAATCGGATTTCATCTCGGCCGCGCGCGCCGTCGAGCTCGGGATCGCCACGCATCTCTGCGAACCCGATGATCTGCTCCGCACCGCCCTCGACCGCGCGCGCCGCCTGACAGCAAAGCCGCTCGGCTCACTGCGCTGGACGAAACGCCTCCTCCTCGCTGCGCGCCAGGATCAGGTGGCCGCCGCACGCCGACGCGAGGATGCGGCGTTCATGCGCCGTGTCGGCTCTCCCGAGAATATCGAGGCGGTGTCGGCCTTCTTCGCAAAACGCAGCCCCGACTTTTCCAACGTTCCCCCGAACGACCGCGAGGAGTAA